In one window of Synergistaceae bacterium DZ-S4 DNA:
- a CDS encoding HD domain-containing protein, protein MFTREESLEFLKEHNREDMHIRHAYAVEAAMRWFARENGEDEDYWGLVGLMHDIDWEEFPSTETHPMKGGEMLREKGYPEDFVHTVLAHGWEYSGIRPETLCEKFLYTIDELTGFITAVALVRPSRSLQDLETKSVRKKWKDKAFARGVNREVIEKGSELLDIPIETLIEQTILALRPVEKEIGLGS, encoded by the coding sequence ATGTTCACACGAGAAGAATCACTTGAATTCCTTAAGGAACACAACAGGGAAGATATGCATATCCGCCATGCATACGCTGTTGAAGCGGCAATGAGGTGGTTTGCCCGGGAAAACGGGGAGGACGAGGACTACTGGGGCCTTGTCGGTCTCATGCACGACATCGACTGGGAAGAATTTCCCAGCACAGAGACTCATCCGATGAAGGGCGGGGAAATGCTCCGGGAAAAAGGCTATCCTGAAGATTTCGTACACACGGTGCTTGCCCACGGATGGGAGTACTCCGGGATAAGACCTGAGACCCTCTGCGAAAAATTCCTTTACACCATAGATGAACTTACCGGATTCATAACGGCAGTAGCCCTTGTCCGCCCAAGCAGATCGCTCCAGGACCTGGAGACAAAATCAGTCAGGAAAAAGTGGAAGGACAAGGCATTCGCAAGGGGCGTCAACAGGGAGGTCATCGAAAAGGGATCGGAGCTGCTGGACATCCCTATCGAAACGCTCATAGAACAGACAATACTGGCCCTGAGGCCTGTAGAAAAAGAGATAGGACTTGGTTCCTGA
- a CDS encoding response regulator transcription factor codes for MSISLVLADDHPLTREGMKAYLAKETDFNILGSYADGESAWAGIQQLKPQVALLDIRMPGIDGVALARKIKDASLPVASLMLTSYDAQQYVMASLRAGARGYVLKTASMDTLSKAIRIVARGGFYLDSEVANAVEQEGDFVPEPVSVREREVLLLAARGLSGKEIATQLFISERTVQTHLASIYDKLGAKNKTEAMLLSLKYGIVTLEELLD; via the coding sequence ATGTCAATTTCATTGGTACTGGCCGATGACCATCCGCTTACCAGGGAAGGAATGAAAGCATATCTGGCCAAGGAGACGGACTTCAACATACTGGGAAGCTACGCAGACGGCGAATCGGCATGGGCAGGGATCCAACAGCTCAAACCGCAGGTCGCACTTCTTGACATCAGGATGCCGGGCATCGACGGAGTCGCTCTTGCACGTAAGATCAAAGATGCCTCGCTTCCAGTCGCATCTTTGATGCTGACTTCATATGACGCCCAGCAGTACGTTATGGCCTCTCTCAGGGCCGGGGCCAGGGGATATGTCCTGAAAACTGCCAGCATGGACACCCTCTCCAAGGCTATAAGGATAGTAGCCCGCGGAGGCTTTTACCTTGACAGTGAGGTTGCAAATGCTGTGGAGCAGGAGGGGGATTTCGTACCGGAACCTGTATCGGTCAGAGAAAGGGAAGTCCTTCTGCTTGCAGCGAGGGGACTCTCCGGAAAAGAGATAGCCACCCAGCTTTTCATCAGCGAAAGGACCGTTCAGACCCACCTGGCCTCGATATATGACAAACTGGGAGCGAAAAACAAGACAGAAGCGATGCTCCTGTCACTTAAATACGGAATAGTCACACTGGAGGAACTGCTCGATTGA